One stretch of Prunus persica cultivar Lovell chromosome G1, Prunus_persica_NCBIv2, whole genome shotgun sequence DNA includes these proteins:
- the LOC18789068 gene encoding protein EXORDIUM, which produces MSAFLKLLLLISLFHFGSAARSLSETSSDQTQQPSLQFQYHNGPLLSGKFSINLIWYGNFKPSQRAIVSDFITSLASPPQSKPASGQPSVATWLKSIEKYYHLLSSKKQYSLSLSLGTQTLDDKYSLGKSLTARQIQQLASKGAQNYAINVVLTSSDVLVDGFCMSKCGSHSSSSSSSHIRGKTQKFTYIWVGNSETQCPGQCAWPFHQPIYGPQGPPLVAPNNDVGLDGMVINLASLLAGTVTNPFGNGYYQGPKEAPLEAASACTGVYGKGAYPGYAGNLLVDPTTGASYNAHGSNGKKFLLPALFDPSTSTCSTLV; this is translated from the coding sequence ATGTCTGCTTTTCTGAAATTACTGCTTTTGATCTCTCTGTTCCATTTTGGCTCGGCAGCTCGGAGCCTTTCTGAGACTTCTTCTGACCAAACCCAGCAACCCTCTTTGCAATTTCAGTACCACAATGGTCCTCTCCTCTCTGGCAAATTCTCCATCAACTTGATCTGGTACGGCAACTTCAAACCCTCCCAGCGTGCAATCGTCTCTGATTTCATCACCTCCCTTGCTTCTCCTCCCCAATCCAAACCCGCCTCAGGCCAACCATCTGTTGCCACGTGGTTGAAGTCCATAGAGAAATACTACCACCTCTTGAGTTCCAAGAAACAatattctctctccctctctttggGCACCCAAACCTTGGATGACAAGTACTCTCTGGGAAAATCCCTCACTGCTCGTCAAATCCAGCAATTGGCCTCAAAGGGTGCCCAGAATTATGCAATCAACGTTGTTTTGACCTCATCCGATGTTTTGGTTGATGGGTTTTGCATGAGCAAATGTGGAAGCCATAGCTCTTCCTCTAGCTCCAGCCACATTAGGGGCAAAACCCAGAAGTTTACTTACATTTGGGTGGGAAACTCCGAGACCCAATGCCCTGGCCAATGTGCCTGGCCATTCCACCAGCCCATCTATGGGCCCCAGGGCCCTCCGCTGGTGGCCCCCAACAATGATGTGGGCCTAGACGGCATGGTCATCAACCTGGCTAGCCTTTTGGCTGGGACTGTGACCAATCCATTTGGAAATGGCTACTACCAAGGTCCCAAAGAGGCTCCATTGGAGGCTGCTTCTGCTTGCACTGGGGTTTATGGGAAAGGCGCTTATCCCGGCTATGCTGGAAACCTCTTGGTGGACCCCACAACCGGTGCTAGCTACAATGCTCATGGTTCTAATGGGAAGAAGTTCTTGCTTCCTGCTCTGTTTGACCCTTCAACCTCAACTTGTTCTACTCTGGTTTGA
- the LOC18793137 gene encoding protein EXORDIUM has product MAVLGSSSSLLKLFLVASLIQVSLGSSRFFQVSLATRKLSELVQGQTQLLKYHNGPLLSGKIAINLVWYGNFKPSQKAIISDFITSLSSSSPPKTTPPSVATWWKTTEKYYHLSSNKKTSLSLSLGRQILDEKYSLGKSLTTKQIVQLASKGDQKNAINVVLTSADVTVDGFCMNRCGTHGSALGSSKTGLIKGSKRSKFAYIWVGNSETQCPGQCAWPFHQPIYGPQSPPLVAPNNDVGLDGMVINLASLLAGTATNPFGNGYFQGPAEAPLEAASACPGVYGKGAYPGYAGNLLQEPSTGASYNANGANGRKYLLPALYDPATSSCSTLV; this is encoded by the coding sequence atggcagttttgggttcttcttcttctcttttgaaaCTCTTTCTTGTTGCTTCTTTGATCCAAGTCTCTTTGGGTTCTAGCAGATTTTTCCAAGTCTCCTTGGCAACAAGGAAGCTCAGTGAGCTTGTCCAAGGCCAAACTCAGCTCTTGAAATACCACAATGGCCCTCTTCTTTCTGGCAAAATAGCCATCAACCTCGTTTGGTATGGCAACTTCAAGCCTTCCCAGAAAGCCATCATCTCAGACTTCATCACCTCCTTGTCTTCATCTTCACCCCCAAAAACCACCCCACCATCCGTCGCCACGTGGTGGAAAACCACTGAAAAATACTACCACCTCAGCTCCAACAAGAagacctctctctccctctctctggGAAGACAGATTCTTGATGAAAAATACTCCCTTGGGAAATCCCTGACCACCAAACAGATTGTGCAATTGGCCTCAAAGGGTGACCAGAAAAACGCCATAAACGTCGTTTTGACGTCTGCCGACGTGACTGTTGATGGGTTCTGTATGAACCGATGCGGGACCCACGGGTCTGCTTTGGGCTCCTCCAAAACTGGTCTCATCAAGGGCAGCAAGCGTTCCAAGTTTGCTTACATTTGGGTTGGAAACTCAGAGACCCAGTGCCCAGGGCAATGCGCTTGGCCATTCCACCAGCCCATCTATGGTCCCCAGAGCCCACCACTGGTGGCCCCCAACAACGACGTGGGCCTAGACGGCATGGTCATCAATCTGGCTAGCCTCCTGGCCGGGACAGCAACCAACCCTTTTGGAAACGGCTACTTCCAGGGCCCAGCTGAGGCGCCATTGGAGGCTGCTTCTGCTTGCCCTGGGGTTTATGGGAAAGGGGCTTATCCTGGTTATGCTGGGAACTTATTGCAGGAGCCCTCGACTGGTGCAAGCTACAATGCCAATGGCGCTAATGGAAGAAAGTACTTGCTTCCTGCTCTATATGACCCTGCAACTTCATCTTGCTCAACTTTGGTTTAA
- the LOC18789063 gene encoding protein EXORDIUM: MAVLGSSSSLLKLFLVASLIQVSLGSSRFFQVSLATRRLSELVQDQTQLLKYHNGPLLSGKIAINLIWYGNFKPSQKAIISDFITSLSSSSPSKTTPPSVATWWKTTEKYYHLSSNKKTSLSLSLGRQILDEKYSLGKSLTTKQIVQLASKGDQKNAINVVLTSADVAVDGFCMNRCGTHGSALASTKTGLIKGSKRSKFAYIWVGNSETQCPGQCAWPFHQPIYGPQSPPLVAPNNDVGLDGMVINLASLLAGTATNPFGNGYFQGPAEAPLEAASACPGIYGKGAYPGYAGDLLQDPSTGASYNANGANGRKYLLPALYDPATSSCSTLV; encoded by the coding sequence atggcagttttgggttcttcttcttctcttttgaaaCTCTTTCTTGTTGCCTCTTTGATCCAAGTCTCTTTGGGTTCTAGCAGATTTTTCCAAGTTTCCTTGGCAACAAGGAGGCTCAGTGAGCTTGTCCAAGACCAAACCCAGCTCTTGAAATACCACAATGGCCCTCTTCTTTCTGGCAAAATAGCCATCAACCTCATTTGGTATGGCAACTTCAAGCCTTCCCAGAAAGCCATCATCTCAGATTTCATCACCTCCTTGTCTTCCTCTTCACCCTCCAAAACCACCCCACCCTCCGTCGCCACGTGGTGGAAAACCACTGAAAAATACTACCACCTCAGCTCCAACAAGAagacctctctctccctctctctggGAAGACAGATTCTTGATGAAAAATACTCCCTTGGTAAATCCCTCACAACCAAACAGATTGTGCAATTGGCCTCAAAGGGTGACCAGAAAAACGCCATCAACGTCGTTTTGACGTCTGCCGACGTGGCTGTTGATGGGTTCTGTATGAACAGATGCGGGACCCACGGGTCTGCTCTGGCCTCTACCAAAACTGGTCTCATCAAGGGCAGCAAGCGTTCCAAGTTTGCTTACATTTGGGTTGGAAACTCAGAGACCCAGTGCCCAGGGCAATGCGCTTGGCCATTCCACCAGCCCATCTATGGTCCCCAGAGCCCACCACTGGTGGCCCCCAACAACGACGTGGGCCTAGACGGCATGGTCATCAACCTGGCTAGCCTCTTGGCCGGGACTGCAACCAACCCCTTTGGAAATGGCTACTTCCAGGGCCCAGCTGAGGCTCCATTGGAGGCTGCTTCAGCTTGCCCTGGGATTTATGGGAAAGGGGCTTATCCTGGTTATGCTGGGGACTTGTTGCAGGATCCCTCGACTGGAGCAAGCTACAATGCCAATGGTGCTAATGGAAGAAAGTACTTGCTTCCAGCTCTCTACGACCCTGCTACTTCATCTTGTTCAACTTTGGTTTAG
- the LOC18789595 gene encoding probable serine/threonine-protein phosphatase 2A activator 1 — protein sequence MEPQHQPTSCKTEDHHHHYLQNPSSSGSPHATNLPTPTCCKCGAPTPMAAPPPSFSDISPPPNYRPIRAPAINLPPNPNSQQAIILAPVPQPLSVPQISPPYHFQAPSKIIQSPDDLRRFHDSFPGKHFLGFVAALSDSIRAKKISDPCHESPTIATIVSILQTLIQWVDEIPPTKQAARYGNVSFRSWQERLSQTSDSLMLQFLPEHLHASTIEIVPYFTDSFGNPSRIDYGTGHETNFAAWLYCLARMGVIKEEDYPAVVARVFVKYLDLMRKLQLVYCLEPAGSHGVWGLDDYHFLPFIFGSSQLIGHKYMKPKSIHNDDIVENFSKEYLYISGIEFIKKVKKGPFSEHSPLLDDISGVPNWNKVNSGLLKMYKAEVLEKVPIMQHFLFGWLIKWE from the exons atggAACCCCAACACCAGCCCACCTCCTGCAAAACGGaagaccaccaccaccactacctgCAAAACCCTAGCTCCTCAGGATCCCCACACGCCACCAACCTTCCCACCCCAACCTGCTGCAAATGCGGAGCCCCAACCCCTATGGCCGCTCCTCCTCCCTCCTTCTCCGACATCTCCCCTCCCCCAAACTACCGCCCAATCCGAGCCCCCGCCATCAACCTCCCCCCAAACCCTAATTCCCAACAAGCCATCATCCTCGCCCCTGTCCCCCAACCCCTCTCTGTCCCCCAAATTTCCCCTCCCTACCATTTCCAAGCTCCCTCCAAGATCATCCAGTCCCCCGACGACCTCCGCCGCTTCCACGACTCCTTCCCCGGTAAGCACTTCCTCGGCTTCGTCGCCGCCCTCTCCGATTCCATTCGCGCCAAAAAAATCTCCGACCCATGCCACGAATCTCCCACGATCGCCACCATCGTCTCCATTCTCCAAACCCTAATTCAGTGGGTCGACGAAATCCCACCCACCAAGCAAGCCGCCCGATACGGCAACGTTTCGTTCCGCTCCTGGCAAGAGCGCTTGTCCCAAACCAGCGACTCCCTCATGCTACAGTTCCTCCCGGAGCATCTCCACGCTTCTACGATCGAGATAGTCCCTTATTTCACAGATAGCTTTGGAAACCCTAGCAGAATCGACTATGGTACTGGGCACGAGACCAACTTCGCTGCTTGGCTGTACTGTCTCGCGAGAATGGGCGTgattaaagaagaagattatCCGGCCGTTGTGGCCCGGGTTTTCGTGAAGTATTTGGACTTGATGAGGAAGCTgcagttggtgtattgcttgGAGCCGGCGGGGTCTCACGGCGTTTGGGGTCTCGACGACTACCATTTCTTGCCGTTCATTTTTGGGTCGTCGCAGTTGATTGGGCACAAGTACATGAAACCCAAGTCTATTCACAATGATGATATAGTGGAGAATTTTTCCAAGGAGTATTTGTATATTTCGGGCATTGAGTTTATTAAGAAGGTGAAGAAGGGTCCGTTTTCAGAGCATTCGCCTTTGTTGGATGATATCAGTGGGGTGCCTAATTGGAACAAAGTGAATAGTGGGTTGCTTAAGATGTATAAAGCTGAGGTCTTGGAGAAGGTTCCCATTATGCAGCATTTTCTCTTTGGCTGGCTAATCAAGTG GGAGTAG
- the LOC18789244 gene encoding protein EXORDIUM-like 2 — translation MAFTSHLAIWVTFFLALSSFLSPCTATMRKLSALVQQQPLTLKYHKGPLLKGNITVNVVWYGKFSPIQRSILVDFVQSLSSHHTTQPSVSSWWQTTERYRGGPCTVAVGNQILDQTYSLGRTLTDQKLAALAAKASTGRNAAVNVVLTDADVAVDGFCMSRCGSHGSGGVGRKTGRLAYAWVGNPGSQCPGQCAWPFHQPMYGPQTAPLVPPNGDVGVDGMVISLATVLAGAVTNPFENGYFQGTRDAPLEAVSACAGIFGKGAYPGYPGEVVWDKTTGASYNAVGVRGRKYLLPAMWDPQTSTCKTLV, via the coding sequence ATGGCTTTTACTTCCCATTTGGCCATCTGGGTCACATTTTTTCTTGCCCTTTCCTCCTTCCTCAGCCCTTGTACAGCCACCATGCGCAAGCTCTCAGCTCTCGTTCAACAACAACCACTTACGCTCAAGTACCACAAAGGCCCACTGCTTAAAGGCAACATCACAGTCAATGTCGTATGGTATGGCAAGTTCTCCCCCATCCAACGGTCCATATTGGTCGACTTTGTTCAGTCTCTGAGCTCCCACCACACCACGCAACCCTCAGTCTCATCGTGGTGGCAGACTACAGAAAGGTACAGGGGAGGGCCCTGCACCGTCGCTGTAGGGAATCAAATCCTCGACCAGACATACTCTCTCGGGAGAACACTCACGGACCAGAAACTCGCGGCTTTGGCAGCCAAAGCATCAACAGGTCGAAACGCAGCGGTCAACGTGGTTCTCACGGACGCTGATGTGGCGGTTGACGGGTTCTGCATGAGCCGGTGCGGGTCCCACGGGTCGGGGGGCGTGGGGAGAAAGACGGGCAGGCTGGCGTATGCGTGGGTGGGCAACCCGGGGAGCCAGTGTCCGGGTCAGTGCGCGTGGCCGTTTCACCAGCCGATGTACGGGCCGCAGACGGCGCCGTTAGTTCCTCCTAACGGCGACGTTGGGGTTGACGGAATGGTGATCAGTCTTGCAACGGTTTTGGCGGGAGCGGTGACGAACCCGTTTGAAAACGGCTATTTTCAGGGTACGAGAGACGCGCCTTTAGAGGCTGTGAGCGCGTGTGCGGGTATTTTTGGGAAAGGGGCTTACCCGGGTTACCCCGGGGAGGTCGTTTGGGACAAAACGACGGGAGCTAGCTACAATGCGGTGGGTGTACGTGGACGCAAGTACTTGCTCCCGGCGATGTGGGACCCGCAGACCTCCACGTGTAAAACACTCGTCTGA
- the LOC18789315 gene encoding F-box protein FBW2: MEVGTDFRHWDELIPDALGLIFSNLTLQDILTVIPRVCQSWSKVAMGPYCWQEIDIEEWSNRCQPQHLDRMLQMLIARSCGSLRKLCVSGLQNDMMFSYITEHAGSLQTLRLPRSEIGDSIVEQTAGRLSTITFLDLSYCGKIGSRALEAIGKNCKLLVGLCRNMHPLDTAGKPLMDEEAHAIATTMPRLKHLEMAYHLISTKSALQILSNCTELEFLDLRGCWDVQLEDKFLKEKYPKLKVLGPLILDYYERNEWEDCSDFSDASEYLAWEFVAGELEDYYDDDDDVSYDGMWDDEGRLEELELRFYEGIDQNGDAVYGGHGWPPSP, encoded by the exons ATGGAAGTGGGAACTGATTTTCGGCATTGGGACGAATTAATACCAGATGCATTGGGTCTGATTTTCAGCAACCTTACTCTCCAGGATATACTAACAGTGATCCCAAGGGTTTGCCAATCCTGGAGCAAGGTAGCGATGGGGCCTTACTGTTGGCAAGAGATAGACATTGAGGAATGGAGTAATAGATGCCAGCCTCAGCACCTTGATCGTATGCTTCAAATGCTGATTGCAAGAAGTTGTGGATCGCTCCGAAAGCTCTGTGTTTCTGGCCTCCAAAATGACATGATGTTCTCCTACATCACTGAACA TGCTGGTTCTCTTCAGACCTTGAGACTGCCAAGAAGTGAAATAGGTGATTCAATAGTAGAACAGACAGCTGGAAGGCTTTCTACTATCACTTTCTTGGATCTTAGCTACTGTGGCAAAATTGGTTCTCGGGCTTTAGAGGCAATCGGAAAGAACTGTAAATTGCTCGTGGGGTTGTGCCGGAACATGCACCCATTGGATACAGCAGGCAAGCCTTTGATGGATGAGGAGGCTCATGCCATTGCCACCACAATGCCTAGGCTGAAGCACCTTGAGATGGCATACCATCTTATCAGCACAAAAAGCGCTCTTCAAATACTCTCAAACTGCACCGAGCTCGAGTTTTTGGATTTGAGAGGGTGTTGGGATGTTCAACTTGAGGACAAGTTCCTCAAGGAAAAGTACCCAAAATTGAAGGTTTTAGGGCCTCTTATTCTGGACTACTATGAGAGGAATGAGTGGGAAGATTGCTCCGATTTCTCAGATGCTTCTGAGTATTTGGCCTGGGAATTTGTGGCTGGTGAATTGGAGGATTactatgatgatgatgatgatgtgagTTATGATGGAATGTGGGATGATGAGGGAAGGCTGGAGGAGCTTGAGCTGAGGTTCTATGAAGGAATTGATCAGAATGGGGATGCAGTGTATGGAGGGCATGGTTGGCCTCCATCTCCTTAA